In a single window of the Campylobacter iguaniorum genome:
- the ccoG gene encoding cytochrome c oxidase accessory protein CcoG: protein MQLNPNDVLANKTPYAQKRYITYAIVTVIALVLPFIRINDNHFFLLSFDKKQLNLLFTSFDMQELYLMPFLLIIMFLSIFFLTTLGGRVWCGWACPQTVFRVLYRDLIQTKLLRIRKNLRDRQKKFDGNYVKKAIGVILWACLALIAASNFLWYFVPPEDFFTYLSNPSEHKLLVGILIGITAFIVFDVVYLAENFCVYVCPYARIQSVMFDNDTIQVIYDEQRGGKIYDGQTKLGRKPLTSESECIGCEACVHICPTHIDIRKGMQLECINCLECSDACSKVMGNLGKETLISWTSAKSLQTRKPVNYFRFRTIAYMVVIAVAIVALALMTTKKENMLLNINRTTELYKIEVDNGKFNVENAYTFLMQNTQKQEHIYYFDVNDTRIKITRPAAPIKIKAGGKKKVIVVLNTRDTLVNVNTKDTPLDIKINAYALDDKKNISVSRDTIFVFPKMVEIRKALSKD from the coding sequence ATGCAACTCAATCCAAATGATGTCTTAGCCAATAAGACTCCATACGCCCAAAAACGCTACATAACTTATGCAATAGTTACTGTGATAGCGCTTGTTTTGCCTTTTATCAGAATTAATGATAATCATTTTTTTCTACTTAGTTTTGACAAAAAGCAACTAAATTTACTATTCACATCATTTGATATGCAAGAGCTTTATCTAATGCCGTTTTTGCTTATCATTATGTTTCTTAGTATATTTTTCTTAACCACTTTAGGTGGGCGTGTTTGGTGTGGCTGGGCCTGTCCGCAGACTGTTTTTAGGGTGCTTTATAGAGATTTGATCCAAACAAAACTCTTAAGAATCCGCAAAAATTTACGCGATAGACAAAAGAAATTTGATGGCAATTATGTTAAAAAAGCTATCGGAGTTATTTTATGGGCATGTTTAGCACTAATTGCTGCGAGCAACTTTTTGTGGTATTTTGTGCCTCCTGAGGATTTCTTCACTTATCTTTCAAATCCAAGCGAACACAAGCTTTTAGTTGGAATTCTTATAGGAATTACAGCTTTTATAGTTTTTGATGTTGTTTATTTGGCTGAAAACTTCTGCGTTTATGTCTGCCCTTACGCTAGAATCCAAAGCGTTATGTTTGATAATGACACTATCCAAGTCATCTACGACGAGCAAAGAGGCGGCAAAATCTACGATGGACAAACAAAACTAGGCAGAAAACCACTAACTAGCGAGTCTGAATGTATCGGCTGTGAGGCTTGCGTACATATATGTCCGACTCACATAGATATAAGAAAAGGCATGCAACTAGAGTGTATAAACTGCCTTGAATGTAGCGATGCTTGCTCTAAAGTCATGGGAAATTTAGGCAAAGAAACGCTGATTTCTTGGACTAGTGCTAAATCACTCCAAACAAGAAAACCAGTCAATTACTTCAGATTTAGAACCATTGCGTATATGGTCGTGATCGCTGTAGCTATCGTCGCTCTAGCTCTTATGACAACTAAAAAAGAAAATATGCTACTAAACATAAATAGAACAACTGAGCTATATAAAATAGAGGTTGATAACGGTAAATTTAACGTCGAAAACGCATATACATTTCTTATGCAAAATACTCAAAAGCAAGAGCATATATATTATTTTGATGTCAATGACACAAGGATCAAGATCACCAGACCAGCTGCTCCTATCAAGATAAAAGCTGGCGGTAAGAAAAAGGTGATAGTCGTACTAAATACCAGAGATACTTTAGTAAATGTAAATACCAAAGATACTCCACTTGATATCAAAATCAACGCTTACGCACTCGATGATAAGAAAAATATAAGCGTATCAAGAGACACTATATTTGTATTTCCAAAAATGGTAGAGATAAGAAAGGCTCTTAGCAAAGATTAA
- the rpsU gene encoding 30S ribosomal protein S21 encodes MPGVKVHPNESFDEAYRRFKKQTDRNLVVTEVRARRFFEPMTEIRKKQKISARKKMLKRLYMLRRYESRL; translated from the coding sequence GTGCCAGGAGTTAAGGTACATCCTAACGAGTCATTTGACGAAGCTTATAGACGTTTCAAAAAACAAACTGATCGTAACTTAGTTGTTACTGAAGTTCGTGCTAGAAGATTTTTTGAGCCAATGACTGAAATTCGTAAAAAACAAAAAATTTCAGCTCGCAAAAAAATGCTTAAAAGACTTTATATGCTTAGACGCTACGAGTCAAGACTCTAA
- a CDS encoding hydrogenase 3 maturation endopeptidase HyCI: MKKALLCIGNKMRGDDGVGLYVGSLVEQNLKGWKVFYGEDVPENEFGALREFAPDILVVVDAMSGFDDERIEFFDLSDERDYIYSTHNLPTPVLLSYLRNITPKTLFLGISVLLENVLDFREGLSQKAEILAKKAVEKIKFIDENLG; encoded by the coding sequence TTGAAAAAAGCCTTGCTTTGTATCGGCAACAAAATGCGTGGCGATGATGGCGTGGGGCTTTATGTCGGCTCTTTGGTGGAGCAAAATTTAAAGGGCTGGAAAGTCTTTTATGGCGAGGACGTACCAGAAAATGAGTTTGGTGCTTTGCGTGAGTTTGCTCCAGATATTTTGGTCGTGGTCGATGCGATGAGTGGTTTTGATGATGAAAGAATCGAGTTTTTCGACCTTAGCGATGAAAGAGATTATATCTATTCTACGCACAATCTCCCGACTCCAGTTTTGCTAAGTTATCTTAGAAATATCACGCCCAAAACGCTATTTTTAGGGATTTCGGTTTTGCTTGAAAATGTACTTGATTTTAGAGAAGGGCTTAGCCAAAAAGCAGAGATTTTAGCCAAGAAAGCAGTGGAAAAAATTAAATTTATTGATGAAAATTTGGGCTAA
- a CDS encoding formate hydrogenlyase maturation HycH family protein, translated as MIQVWKLTKRHVDQNDKLPYAYKQIVTFSTCIGHGVGTIDFNEKIAEFSDEQWDKILENSGEYAKFKLGNISRYFEVEILPDHAKKLLLELQDSKFKEILESLQEGYIVLKKGLK; from the coding sequence GTGATACAAGTCTGGAAACTCACCAAACGCCACGTCGATCAAAACGACAAATTACCGTATGCTTATAAGCAAATAGTCACGTTTTCTACTTGTATCGGGCATGGCGTGGGGACTATTGATTTTAACGAAAAAATCGCTGAGTTTAGCGATGAGCAGTGGGATAAAATCTTAGAAAATAGCGGCGAATATGCTAAATTTAAACTTGGAAATATAAGCCGTTATTTTGAAGTTGAGATTTTGCCAGATCATGCTAAAAAGCTACTTTTAGAGCTGCAAGACTCTAAATTTAAAGAGATTTTAGAGTCTTTGCAAGAGGGTTATATTGTTTTAAAAAAGGGCTTAAAATAA
- a CDS encoding NADH-quinone oxidoreductase subunit B family protein has translation MYIVPKDIEKNSDLNSKLELLKNIKRSFSVFRIDCGGCNGCEIEIYAALSPLWDPERFGFKLVANPRHADILLVTGPITRQMYYPLLRAYEATPDPKIVVAFGACGASGGIFHDSYAVWGGADKVIPVDVFIPGCPPHPASIIYGLATGVGIIEQKMQKQSYKDDKPMPQIVQAPLLENSSFERDLLVKAKFLMSYIHGRILYDKFISAMKLASDPKDANLVKEQISKAINEQEDPRFGECLGILYNEIYLKYLNLANLEAINLDQISWDKK, from the coding sequence ATGTATATAGTTCCAAAAGATATAGAAAAAAATAGTGATTTAAACTCAAAACTAGAGCTTTTGAAAAATATCAAAAGAAGCTTTAGCGTATTTCGTATAGATTGTGGTGGATGCAATGGCTGCGAGATTGAAATTTACGCCGCACTTAGCCCGCTTTGGGATCCTGAGAGATTTGGCTTCAAACTAGTCGCAAACCCACGCCACGCCGATATCTTGCTAGTCACTGGACCTATCACAAGGCAGATGTATTACCCACTTCTTAGAGCTTATGAGGCCACTCCTGATCCAAAAATAGTAGTCGCCTTTGGGGCGTGCGGGGCAAGTGGCGGGATATTTCACGATAGCTACGCTGTTTGGGGTGGCGCTGATAAAGTCATCCCAGTAGATGTCTTCATACCAGGCTGTCCGCCTCATCCAGCAAGCATAATCTACGGCCTTGCCACTGGAGTTGGGATAATTGAGCAAAAAATGCAAAAACAAAGCTACAAAGACGATAAACCAATGCCCCAAATCGTGCAAGCTCCTTTGCTAGAAAATAGCTCATTTGAGCGCGATCTTCTAGTCAAGGCTAAGTTTTTGATGAGCTATATTCACGGCAGGATTTTGTATGATAAATTTATAAGTGCAATGAAGCTTGCAAGTGATCCAAAAGACGCAAATTTGGTTAAAGAGCAAATTTCAAAAGCTATTAATGAGCAAGAAGATCCGAGATTTGGCGAGTGCTTGGGGATTTTGTATAATGAAATTTACCTAAAATATCTAAATTTGGCTAATCTTGAAGCCATAAATTTAGACCAAATTTCATGGGATAAAAAGTGA
- a CDS encoding formate hydrogenlyase complex iron-sulfur subunit, with product MKIYDIVKKHGIVTKKYPLEPYVVEEFFRGKPKYNYDLCIGCAACGVACPSNAITVKWQDAKNSMKWQHDSGRCIFCGRCDEVCPTGAVVLSNDYELAVKFDKSALLQIGELEAMHCKECGEGFLSKKFVEYSEQKIDNSNLSQERKNEAKIYLHICPKCKQNKTLAMMTNKEYGAVK from the coding sequence ATGAAAATTTATGATATAGTCAAAAAACACGGTATCGTAACCAAAAAATACCCACTTGAGCCTTACGTCGTTGAAGAGTTTTTCCGTGGCAAACCAAAGTATAATTACGATCTTTGCATAGGTTGCGCGGCGTGTGGGGTAGCGTGTCCGAGCAATGCCATAACAGTCAAATGGCAAGATGCTAAAAACTCCATGAAGTGGCAACACGATAGTGGAAGATGTATATTTTGTGGTAGGTGCGATGAGGTTTGTCCTACTGGCGCAGTCGTGCTAAGCAATGACTACGAGCTAGCGGTCAAATTTGATAAATCAGCTCTTTTGCAAATCGGCGAACTAGAAGCCATGCACTGCAAAGAGTGTGGAGAGGGATTTTTGAGTAAAAAATTTGTAGAGTATAGCGAGCAAAAAATAGACAACTCAAATTTAAGCCAAGAGCGCAAAAATGAAGCTAAAATCTATCTTCACATCTGCCCAAAATGCAAACAAAACAAAACACTAGCCATGATGACAAACAAAGAGTATGGAGCGGTAAAATAA
- a CDS encoding hydrogenase large subunit: MIGDKFIQTLQESFTLLEVSRQDADQITVLVDRNDLPKVVHKLYYGIGGWLSTMVANDERSINKHFALYYVLSMEGSKMQAGDELDEKCFITVKALIPESDPTYPSVTPLVPACVWYEREAYDMFGLVAEGLPDKRRLVLSDDWPENLHPLRKDAMDYRFRPDPVDHKDEPEYEFRTPNSQDVVDIPMGPLHITADEPGHFRLYCDGDTIVDADYRLFYQHRGMEKLAENRLNYNQMSYLAERICGICGFAHSIACIETIERGLGLEIPERAQAIRVMSSEIERMHSNLLNLGLACEVCGNYTAFMHLFRVREYTLELAQVITGGRKTYGTIIVGGVRRDITLSEIKRAYELLDIIESGFDEIWQVVIEDTRQMNRWKGIGVLDKQVARDFSPVGPNVRGSGFKRDTRYDHPYGFYKKLEITPNVEHGGDVYSREMVRSKDFKQALRVIRQCLEIMPGGATFIDVNYRLKPGEFCLGYDEAPRGENMHWIMQGAADKVYRWRCRASTYNNWSSLRYQLQGNTIADAALIVCSLDPCYSCTERVTLVNVKNGKSKVIGDKELKKYCQNLKENPVKDIK, encoded by the coding sequence ATGATAGGTGATAAATTTATACAAACTTTACAAGAGAGCTTCACATTGCTAGAAGTCAGCAGACAAGACGCGGATCAAATCACTGTTTTAGTAGATAGAAACGACTTGCCAAAGGTCGTTCATAAGCTATATTACGGTATCGGCGGCTGGCTTTCTACAATGGTAGCAAATGATGAAAGAAGCATTAACAAGCACTTCGCACTCTACTACGTGCTTTCTATGGAAGGCTCCAAAATGCAAGCTGGTGACGAGCTTGATGAAAAATGCTTCATCACTGTAAAAGCTCTAATCCCTGAGAGCGATCCAACCTATCCTAGCGTTACGCCTCTCGTGCCAGCTTGCGTGTGGTATGAAAGAGAAGCTTATGATATGTTTGGGCTAGTGGCTGAGGGCTTACCTGATAAAAGACGTCTAGTACTCAGCGATGACTGGCCAGAAAATCTCCACCCGCTTAGAAAAGATGCGATGGATTATAGATTTCGCCCAGATCCTGTGGATCACAAAGATGAGCCAGAATACGAGTTTAGAACTCCAAATAGCCAAGATGTAGTAGATATCCCAATGGGACCACTTCACATCACAGCAGATGAGCCAGGACATTTTAGGCTTTATTGCGATGGCGATACTATCGTGGACGCTGATTATAGGCTATTTTATCAACACAGAGGAATGGAAAAACTAGCCGAAAACCGCCTAAACTACAACCAAATGAGCTATTTGGCTGAGAGGATTTGTGGGATTTGTGGTTTTGCTCACTCAATCGCTTGTATAGAGACTATCGAGCGTGGGCTTGGTCTTGAAATCCCAGAGCGTGCTCAGGCTATAAGAGTGATGAGTAGCGAGATAGAGCGCATGCACTCAAATTTACTAAATTTAGGTCTTGCTTGTGAAGTTTGTGGCAACTATACAGCGTTTATGCATCTTTTTAGAGTGCGTGAATACACTCTAGAACTAGCCCAAGTCATCACTGGTGGCAGAAAGACTTATGGGACAATCATCGTTGGTGGTGTGAGACGCGATATAACTCTAAGTGAGATAAAAAGAGCTTACGAACTACTAGATATCATAGAAAGTGGCTTTGATGAAATTTGGCAAGTCGTAATCGAAGATACTCGCCAAATGAACCGCTGGAAAGGTATCGGCGTACTTGATAAACAAGTCGCACGTGACTTTAGCCCAGTTGGACCAAATGTCAGAGGCAGTGGCTTTAAAAGAGACACAAGATACGACCATCCTTATGGATTTTATAAAAAGCTAGAAATCACTCCAAACGTGGAGCATGGTGGCGATGTTTATAGTCGTGAAATGGTTCGCTCAAAAGACTTCAAGCAAGCCCTTAGAGTAATCAGACAATGCCTTGAGATAATGCCAGGTGGAGCTACATTTATTGATGTTAATTATAGATTAAAGCCAGGTGAGTTTTGCTTAGGATACGACGAAGCACCACGCGGGGAAAATATGCACTGGATCATGCAAGGAGCTGCTGATAAGGTATATCGCTGGAGATGTAGAGCCTCTACATACAACAACTGGTCGAGCCTTCGCTATCAACTCCAAGGTAACACCATAGCCGACGCCGCACTAATAGTCTGTAGCCTTGATCCATGCTATTCATGCACTGAGCGTGTGACTCTAGTCAATGTCAAAAACGGCAAATCAAAAGTCATAGGCGACAAAGAGCTTAAAAAATATTGCCAAAACTTAAAAGAAAATCCTGTAAAGGATATAAAATGA
- a CDS encoding proton-conducting transporter transmembrane domain-containing protein — protein MDILFLILIIPLFSALILFITPSNLKLISTLHIALSALTSLAIFSSIAKLISGGEYYAFNQILFLDYLGAAFLVLVAITGFFSNLYATSYFKWHFQTGHTTLKHIKLNLALAHIAIFTMTLSCISNNLAIMWAAIEATTLATVFMVVSKDNKKSLESGYKYILICSVGLAFAMFATILLYSSSLNTLGDEQSAILFSQLLPLAGSLNPHVLMLVFIFALIGFGTKAGLVPTHTWLPDAHSQGPAPTSALLSGIVLKIAMLGLIRYYAIVANSAGFGFVENAMLISGVLTLFVAAFFLIHQHDVKRMFAYHSIAHMGVIAFALGIGGRLGIFAAIFHCLAHSFTKALAFLTTGNMTRIYGTNDMHKMGNMINIAPLTTVLFGVSICSLVGVPAFAIFVSEFLTFKAAILGGKFIEVGLFAIALAIIFVADFSHFFMASFGKTVGEVKFGSEMSLWENLPLIALAFLVIAFGIWQFDSFWYLVENGVNEIKGF, from the coding sequence ATGGATATACTTTTTTTGATTTTAATCATTCCTCTATTTTCGGCTTTGATTTTGTTTATCACGCCATCAAATTTGAAGCTTATAAGCACACTTCACATAGCTCTTAGCGCTCTTACAAGCCTTGCTATATTTTCAAGTATTGCTAAGCTAATAAGTGGCGGCGAATATTACGCTTTTAACCAAATTTTATTTTTAGATTATCTTGGAGCGGCGTTTTTGGTTTTGGTGGCGATAACTGGATTTTTCTCAAATTTATACGCTACAAGCTATTTCAAATGGCACTTCCAAACTGGTCATACAACACTAAAACACATAAAACTAAACTTAGCACTTGCTCATATAGCCATATTTACGATGACTTTAAGCTGTATTAGCAACAACCTAGCTATCATGTGGGCAGCCATTGAAGCGACCACTTTAGCCACTGTGTTTATGGTCGTCAGCAAAGACAACAAAAAATCACTCGAAAGTGGCTACAAATACATACTCATCTGCTCTGTAGGGCTTGCGTTTGCTATGTTTGCTACTATTTTACTGTATTCATCTAGCCTAAACACTCTTGGCGATGAGCAAAGCGCGATTTTGTTCTCGCAGCTATTGCCGCTAGCTGGCAGCTTAAATCCGCATGTTTTAATGCTTGTATTTATCTTTGCACTTATTGGATTTGGCACAAAAGCAGGTCTTGTACCTACTCACACCTGGCTACCAGACGCTCACTCCCAAGGTCCAGCCCCAACCTCAGCACTTCTTAGTGGTATAGTCTTAAAAATCGCTATGCTTGGCCTTATTCGCTACTACGCTATTGTGGCAAATTCAGCTGGATTTGGCTTTGTAGAAAATGCAATGCTTATAAGTGGAGTTTTAACTCTTTTTGTAGCAGCCTTTTTTCTTATTCACCAACACGATGTCAAAAGAATGTTTGCCTATCACTCTATAGCTCACATGGGCGTTATCGCTTTTGCTCTTGGGATTGGTGGCAGACTTGGGATTTTTGCAGCGATTTTTCACTGCTTAGCTCATAGTTTTACAAAGGCTTTAGCATTCCTTACAACTGGAAATATGACTAGGATTTATGGCACAAATGATATGCATAAAATGGGAAATATGATAAATATCGCTCCACTTACAACCGTGCTATTTGGGGTTTCTATCTGTTCGCTTGTGGGCGTTCCAGCGTTTGCGATATTTGTGAGTGAGTTTTTGACATTTAAAGCAGCAATTTTGGGTGGCAAATTTATAGAAGTTGGGCTATTTGCGATCGCACTTGCTATTATTTTTGTCGCTGACTTTTCACACTTTTTTATGGCTAGTTTTGGCAAAACAGTAGGCGAGGTCAAATTTGGCTCAGAGATGAGCTTATGGGAAAATCTACCACTTATCGCCTTAGCATTTTTGGTTATTGCTTTTGGTATTTGGCAGTTTGATAGCTTTTGGTATTTAGTAGAAAACGGCGTTAATGAGATTAAAGGATTTTGA
- the hyfE gene encoding hydrogenase 4 membrane subunit, with protein MEVLTILMMISSVLVFGFRSYKLSILSYVFQAFCLVSLFFLLANLHGAKELFSWAIIAFFMKVCLVPAIIFYLVKKLNLIHENEPTGGFLVSIVIAFGFSIATAMVIAPIFGEFSLIKNETALVASIFIFMMGIFGFILRNSFIKQILAYCLFENGIHLSLALSAYNSHSLVELGILTDAIFAVIIMSVLAYHYHKTFGHVDISKASNLKG; from the coding sequence ATGGAAGTTTTAACTATTTTAATGATGATTTCAAGCGTGCTTGTTTTTGGCTTTAGAAGCTACAAATTAAGCATTTTGAGTTATGTTTTTCAAGCATTTTGTTTGGTAAGCTTGTTTTTTCTTTTGGCAAATTTGCACGGAGCAAAGGAGCTATTTAGCTGGGCGATTATCGCATTTTTTATGAAAGTCTGCTTGGTGCCAGCTATTATATTTTATCTTGTTAAAAAGCTAAATTTGATTCATGAAAACGAGCCAACTGGTGGATTTTTGGTTTCTATTGTCATAGCTTTTGGCTTTAGCATAGCCACTGCGATGGTGATTGCTCCGATATTTGGCGAGTTTTCACTTATCAAAAATGAAACTGCTTTAGTGGCTTCTATTTTTATATTTATGATGGGGATTTTTGGATTTATTTTGAGAAATTCATTCATCAAGCAGATTCTTGCTTACTGTCTTTTTGAAAATGGCATTCATCTAAGTCTAGCACTGAGTGCGTATAATTCTCACTCTTTAGTAGAGCTTGGGATCTTGACTGATGCGATTTTTGCTGTGATTATAATGAGCGTTTTGGCTTATCATTATCATAAAACATTTGGCCACGTCGATATAAGCAAAGCCTCAAATTTAAAGGGTTAA
- a CDS encoding respiratory chain complex I subunit 1 family protein: MQTILLMLLQLFVAILLVPLFDGVARNLRGKIQSRVGYPILQTYYDIFKLLKRSRTMPNTIHWFFRASPYMLFSISALLVMIMPISYAGNSEGGMISDIFVAVYLVAAFRFVFGVASIDSSNPYAGVGASRESLIAVYVEPIMIICLIIIAMLTQTTNLPIIKGVLQNGEIGYHIASYAVASIAFLWAMYVEMGRKPFDIAEAEQEVQEGVIGEYSGRDLGVAEMALMLKQYAMISFFLVIFVPFGFENPLLNLALNLVEVGVFYIGAILIDNFGPRFRILSSLKFNALGILFISLIALSLYIIGV; encoded by the coding sequence ATGCAAACGATACTACTTATGCTTTTGCAACTTTTCGTTGCTATTTTGCTGGTTCCGCTTTTTGATGGTGTGGCTAGAAACCTAAGAGGCAAAATCCAAAGTCGTGTGGGATACCCAATTCTTCAGACTTATTATGATATTTTCAAGCTTTTAAAGCGTTCAAGAACCATGCCAAATACAATTCACTGGTTTTTTAGAGCAAGTCCATATATGCTTTTTAGCATTTCGGCTTTGCTTGTGATGATTATGCCTATTAGTTACGCTGGCAATAGCGAAGGCGGAATGATAAGCGATATATTTGTCGCTGTGTATTTGGTGGCAGCTTTTAGATTTGTGTTTGGCGTGGCTAGTATCGATAGCTCAAATCCTTATGCAGGAGTAGGAGCAAGTAGAGAAAGCCTGATAGCTGTGTATGTCGAGCCTATCATGATAATCTGTCTTATAATAATAGCAATGCTAACCCAAACTACAAATTTGCCTATCATAAAAGGCGTTTTACAAAACGGCGAAATCGGCTATCACATCGCTTCATACGCTGTGGCTAGTATAGCGTTTTTGTGGGCTATGTATGTGGAGATGGGAAGAAAGCCTTTTGACATAGCTGAAGCCGAGCAAGAAGTCCAAGAGGGTGTGATCGGTGAGTATAGCGGTAGGGATCTTGGTGTGGCTGAAATGGCACTCATGCTCAAACAATACGCAATGATAAGCTTCTTTTTGGTTATTTTTGTGCCGTTTGGATTTGAAAATCCGCTGTTAAATTTGGCTTTAAATTTAGTAGAAGTCGGGGTATTTTACATCGGAGCTATTTTGATAGATAACTTTGGCCCAAGATTTAGGATTCTCTCAAGTCTTAAATTTAACGCGCTTGGCATACTTTTTATATCGCTTATCGCCCTTAGCCTTTACATAATCGGAGTTTAA